Within the Flavobacteriales bacterium genome, the region AAGTGCGATGCAGAGATATAGGTATATGTAGCGCATGGTCCGGAGGGTATTAGTCAAAGATCACCAGGGTTCCCGCATCCGCCTGTTCTTTGTTTTCGGAGATGGTGACTTGCACCTGCACCGATGTGGTGAGGGAGGGGGAAGTCAGCGTGCTGTCTTTGGAGTACACATAAATGGTGTACTTGCCTTTTCGCAGGTATTTGAATTCGAACCGGCCGTCGGGAGAGGCCCTGAGCCTGTCGCTGTAACTGATGTCATCTCCGTAAATGATATACACATCCTCGTCTGCGCCGGGATATTCTCCATTCAGTACTGTGAAGCTGGGGTTGTAATCTTTCACCCAGATCATTCCTTTGATGCTGGCATTGCCTCCTTCACCCGCTTCCTTGGAACAGGCGGCAAAAAGTGAGGCCAGGAGTGCCAGCAGGGTGATGGATCGTATGTGGTTCTTTTTCATGGATTGTATGTGTATCAAATTGGGTACTCCGAAGGTTATTTCATCACCACCAGTTTCAATGCCCGTGATTCATTTACGCGCACAAAGTAGATGCCGTTTGATAAGGTACGGATATCAACCGTTTCGGTAGAAGTACCGGTTGTTTTTTCCAGCACCTGTTCTCCCAGGTGGTTGTAGATGCGGATGGTGCGCAGGTCGCGCCCGTCCTCAAAATTCAAGCGGATGGTGGAGCCGGCAGGATTCGGATAACATTGAAAGGTGATGGCGGCCAGGTCTTCCACAGAGGAAGTCTTGCAGTTCGAATACCCATGACTTGTGTACGGCAATACCACAACCGGACCGGTACCGTTGGGGCATCGGCCTTCCGATACATCCGGCTGTTGGGGTCCGTAACTGAGGCTGTCGATGATGGTGCCCGTGACCGATGACAGGATCAGGTGCTCACCTTCCGTGGCCAGTTTGAAATTGGCATGCAGGTAGTTTGGGATAGAAACATCTTCATCGGCCCAGATGATGAGGTAGTCTTTCGGAGCGATGGTGGTACCCTGGGGAAAGGCGAACTTCTTAGGGTTCTCAATATCATCGCTCAGGTACAACCCAAACAGGTCCACCGCGGAAGAGGTGGTGTTGTACAGTTCGATCCAGTCTTCACGGTCACCCGACTCGTCTTTCTCGCCACTTTGGTTGGAGGCGAGGTATTCGTTGATGGTCACATCGCCCGGATGGCTCACATCGATGTGGGCGGTGAGGGTGTAGAATTCATGTTCGGCACGTTCAGGTGAGAAAATACCCGCATCATTGTTCTCGGCGTAGATGTAGTACTGGGCCTGCAGCGATTGCATGTTGAAAGACGCACCATATATGCTGTCGCCGGCTGTGCCGTCGTTGTGGGCGCCGTCGTCATACATCTCCACGCGTGTGAACCGGTCGGTCAGACTATGGCGATAGCCCAGGTATACTGCAGTGCCGCCAGATACCCTGGCGGTGATGGTCACCTGGCTGTTCAGGTCCGGGGCGGAGCTGCTAGCTTGTATGGATGTTACCCCAGGAGGAACGGCCTTGAATTCCGTGGTGGATTGCAGGTAGGTGACCCTGGCGTTCATCAGGTTGCCGATGCCCGGAATGGTGAGGCTGCCGTTGGCCACGTCGGCCGTCATGCCATTCTGAAAATCGCTGTATGAATAAAACTTGTTGGAGTCGGATTGCACGGAGGCATCGATCGTGGTTTGCATCTGTGCCGCCATCGATTC harbors:
- a CDS encoding CotH kinase family protein translates to MRRVSSLVLLVFFFLSSEAQTDLYDLNTLQKIEVFFSQPDWDLAMDTAKYGNEGYTMADSIRINGTLLDSVGVKYKGNSSYDSTYIKNPLHIELDTYKNQSYQGIKDIKLGNGYADPSMIREVLSYAVLGNYMDCPRSNFAELYINGRYIGVYSNDESINKQFLSSHFYSSSNAFVKCNPIVNPTPATKASLRYLSADSSQYFNFYELKSDFGWNELVNLCDTVTNVPNAIDNVLDIDRALWMLAFDNLLVNLDSYSGAFCQNYYIYKDATGRFNPIVWDLNMSFGGFAFAGSGNSSLGTLSPTNMQQLPLTLHATDTYWPLIKNLLAIPMYKRMYIAHARTIANEFFANSTYESMAAQMQTTIDASVQSDSNKFYSYSDFQNGMTADVANGSLTIPGIGNLMNARVTYLQSTTEFKAVPPGVTSIQASSSAPDLNSQVTITARVSGGTAVYLGYRHSLTDRFTRVEMYDDGAHNDGTAGDSIYGASFNMQSLQAQYYIYAENNDAGIFSPERAEHEFYTLTAHIDVSHPGDVTINEYLASNQSGEKDESGDREDWIELYNTTSSAVDLFGLYLSDDIENPKKFAFPQGTTIAPKDYLIIWADEDVSIPNYLHANFKLATEGEHLILSSVTGTIIDSLSYGPQQPDVSEGRCPNGTGPVVVLPYTSHGYSNCKTSSVEDLAAITFQCYPNPAGSTIRLNFEDGRDLRTIRIYNHLGEQVLEKTTGTSTETVDIRTLSNGIYFVRVNESRALKLVVMK